One window of Acidobacteriota bacterium genomic DNA carries:
- a CDS encoding shikimate kinase yields the protein MTDACAPGPLAANVYLIGFTGAGKTTVGEALARDLGVPFADLDAAVETRAGLSVVEIFRRHGELFFRAAEAEAFKALAERKGWVVALGSGTYAIPGAKALADSTGLSVWLECPFEELLLRCSRAHAPRHPALDENSLRGLYLQRLPAYESAALRISTGGVPVRAVVEDLVRTLRWRGMVGGGRL from the coding sequence ATGACGGACGCCTGCGCACCGGGCCCGCTGGCGGCCAACGTCTACCTGATCGGTTTCACGGGCGCGGGCAAGACCACCGTGGGGGAAGCCCTGGCGCGGGACCTCGGGGTGCCCTTCGCCGACCTGGACGCCGCGGTGGAAACCCGGGCGGGTCTCAGCGTCGTGGAGATCTTCCGCCGGCACGGGGAGCTGTTTTTCCGGGCCGCCGAGGCCGAGGCCTTCAAGGCCCTCGCGGAACGAAAGGGCTGGGTGGTGGCCCTGGGGAGCGGGACCTACGCCATCCCCGGCGCGAAGGCCCTGGCGGATTCCACCGGCCTGTCGGTCTGGCTGGAGTGCCCTTTCGAGGAACTGCTCCTCCGCTGTTCCCGGGCCCACGCCCCCCGTCATCCCGCTCTCGACGAAAACAGCCTGCGAGGCCTGTACCTCCAGCGCCTTCCCGCCTACGAGAGCGCCGCGCTGCGGATCAGCACGGGGGGGGTCCCCGTCCGCGCGGTGGTGGAGGACCTCGTGCGCACCCTGCGCTGGCGGGGGATGGTGGGGGGGGGAAGGCTGTAG
- a CDS encoding VWA domain-containing protein: MMRNTRRSGRTRPLPPALLAAALLLLGAAHAPAQDDNVIRSESNQVFVPVSVSTVEGEPVTDLKRTDFHVLENGIEQELANWAHEEVPLNVVFLMDASHSEFMEMTAIKKAIRAFAAELHAQDRIALVTFNAEARLILNWSNDRERLDKALDRVFPKGNTVWYDALYVVQKDLLPQVQGKKVIVSVTDGWDTGSLVKFQEVLDTCLQSDAQIYIFGKTESIREYAEYFKREYGAKYDETGLMKVMYAAESQIRKLTSETGGRVVDLAKSDKLETLYRKLIKELRMQYYLSYQPYNMEKDGTYREIKVRVDRPGMVIHHRRGYNAK; encoded by the coding sequence ATGATGCGTAACACCCGGCGAAGCGGCCGCACAAGGCCCCTCCCCCCCGCGCTCCTGGCGGCGGCGCTGCTGCTGCTCGGGGCGGCCCACGCCCCCGCCCAGGACGACAACGTCATCCGGAGCGAGTCCAACCAGGTCTTCGTGCCGGTCTCCGTCTCCACCGTGGAGGGCGAACCGGTGACCGACCTCAAGCGGACGGACTTCCACGTCCTGGAGAACGGCATCGAGCAGGAACTGGCCAACTGGGCCCACGAGGAGGTCCCCCTCAACGTGGTGTTCCTGATGGACGCCAGCCACAGCGAGTTCATGGAGATGACGGCCATCAAGAAGGCCATCCGCGCGTTCGCCGCGGAACTCCACGCCCAGGACCGGATCGCCCTGGTCACCTTCAACGCCGAGGCCCGGCTGATCCTCAACTGGAGCAACGACCGGGAGCGCCTCGATAAGGCCCTGGACCGGGTCTTCCCCAAGGGGAACACGGTCTGGTACGACGCCCTCTACGTGGTGCAGAAGGACCTCCTCCCCCAGGTGCAGGGCAAGAAGGTCATCGTCTCCGTCACCGACGGGTGGGACACGGGGAGCCTGGTCAAGTTCCAGGAAGTCCTGGACACCTGCCTCCAGAGCGACGCCCAGATCTACATCTTCGGCAAGACGGAGAGCATCCGCGAGTACGCCGAGTACTTCAAGCGGGAGTACGGCGCGAAGTACGACGAGACGGGGCTCATGAAGGTCATGTATGCCGCCGAGTCCCAGATCCGGAAGCTGACGTCGGAGACGGGGGGGCGGGTGGTGGACCTGGCAAAGTCCGACAAGCTCGAGACCCTTTACCGCAAACTCATCAAAGAGCTGAGGATGCAGTACTACCTTTCCTACCAGCCGTACAACATGGAAAAGGACGGCACCTACCGGGAGATCAAGGTCCGCGTGGACCGGCCCGGCATGGTGATCCACCACCGCCGGGGATACAACGCCAAATGA
- the mpl gene encoding UDP-N-acetylmuramate:L-alanyl-gamma-D-glutamyl-meso-diaminopimelate ligase produces the protein MPDKTKSTPERIYLIGICGTAMASLAYLLKAAGYTVTGSDAGIYPPMSTYLKQNGIRLLQGYDPANLQPRPDLVVVGNAISRGNVELERTLETKIPYASLPETLRLRFLPGRTSVVVSGTHGKTTTASALAWAFSELGEDPSFLIGGIPAGLGGGARLGQGRWFVLEGDEYDTAYFDKAPKFFHYRPDLLVVNNVEYDHADIYPDLESILLQFRRLVNMVPRSGLIVYGGDCPNARAVTARALCPTVSVGLSEGCDWRVEVPGADVDGTRLRVYRRGEDLGELRTPLHGDHNVRNLAAAAAVLDHAGFAWDRVAGALSSFAGVERRMTLRAEVGDVLIYDDFAHHPTAIRETLAGVRRRFPGRRVWAVFEPRSWTCRKKVHQEAMPAAFAGADGVILAEVFRKEQLPEADRFRPEIAVEALNASGGRAYYIPDGDAIADFLSRETRPGDVVVVMSNGGFDDIHRKLAERMRTNHDA, from the coding sequence ATGCCTGACAAAACGAAATCCACCCCTGAACGCATTTACCTGATCGGAATCTGCGGCACCGCCATGGCGTCCCTGGCCTACCTGCTCAAGGCGGCCGGGTACACCGTGACCGGGTCCGACGCGGGCATCTACCCGCCCATGAGCACCTACCTCAAGCAGAACGGGATCCGGCTCCTCCAGGGCTACGACCCCGCCAACCTCCAGCCCCGGCCCGACCTCGTGGTGGTGGGCAACGCCATCTCCCGGGGGAACGTCGAACTCGAGCGCACCCTGGAAACCAAGATCCCCTACGCCTCCCTGCCCGAAACCCTCCGGTTGCGGTTCCTTCCCGGCCGGACCTCGGTGGTGGTTTCCGGGACCCACGGGAAGACCACCACGGCCTCCGCCTTGGCCTGGGCCTTCAGCGAACTCGGGGAGGACCCCTCCTTCCTCATCGGAGGGATTCCCGCGGGCCTTGGTGGAGGCGCGCGGCTCGGACAGGGCCGATGGTTCGTCCTGGAGGGGGACGAGTACGACACTGCCTACTTCGACAAGGCCCCCAAATTTTTCCATTACCGCCCCGACCTCCTGGTGGTGAACAACGTGGAGTACGACCATGCCGACATCTACCCCGACCTGGAGAGCATCCTCCTCCAGTTCCGGCGGCTGGTGAACATGGTCCCCCGCAGCGGGCTCATCGTCTACGGGGGCGACTGCCCCAACGCCCGGGCGGTGACGGCTCGCGCGCTCTGCCCCACGGTATCCGTCGGGCTCTCCGAGGGATGTGACTGGCGGGTCGAGGTCCCGGGCGCCGACGTCGACGGCACGCGCCTCCGGGTCTACCGCCGCGGGGAGGACCTGGGGGAGTTGCGCACGCCCCTGCACGGAGACCACAACGTCCGCAACCTCGCGGCCGCGGCCGCCGTGCTCGACCATGCGGGTTTTGCCTGGGACCGGGTGGCGGGGGCCCTGTCCTCCTTCGCGGGGGTCGAGCGGCGGATGACCCTCCGGGCGGAAGTGGGCGACGTGCTGATCTACGACGATTTCGCCCACCACCCCACGGCCATCCGGGAAACCCTGGCCGGCGTCCGCCGCCGCTTCCCCGGCCGCCGGGTATGGGCGGTCTTCGAGCCCCGGAGCTGGACGTGCCGGAAAAAGGTCCACCAGGAGGCCATGCCCGCCGCCTTTGCCGGCGCCGACGGGGTGATCCTGGCCGAGGTGTTCCGGAAGGAGCAACTCCCCGAGGCGGACCGCTTCCGCCCCGAAATCGCCGTGGAAGCTCTCAACGCTTCCGGCGGGCGGGCGTATTACATCCCGGACGGCGACGCCATCGCCGATTTTCTCTCCCGGGAGACCCGCCCGGGGGACGTGGTGGTCGTGATGTCCAACGGCGGGTTCGACGACATCCACCGCAAACTGGCCGAAAGGATGAGGACCAACCATGATGCGTAA
- a CDS encoding LD-carboxypeptidase — protein sequence MTTLPAFLKPGDRVHVPAPASPVKEAFLKAGLDRLRGRGWEPSTGPNLFETRFSSAGDDDVRAADLVRSLSDPAVAAVWPARGGYGCGRLLPALDRAFADGPPPLKWLLGCSDVTFLLLYARQRWGWPVVHGPMPAGDVARGPRDCDLDYLFALLEGRSVRAGVSTVPLEVLREGPDVVAPLTGGCLSILAATLGTPYAWETDGCILFLEDTQVKPYQLDRLLTQLRQAGKFDRCRGIVFGRMTECSQHPAQGYTVWEALSHALEGLDVPVLGALSSGHSDRPTVPLVFGPPYRLSTAENNLFLEARPDA from the coding sequence ATGACCACCCTCCCCGCCTTCCTCAAACCCGGCGACCGGGTCCACGTCCCCGCGCCGGCCTCCCCGGTGAAGGAAGCCTTTCTGAAGGCCGGCCTCGATCGTCTTCGGGGGCGGGGGTGGGAGCCCTCCACCGGGCCCAACCTGTTCGAAACCCGCTTCTCCTCCGCGGGGGACGACGACGTCCGGGCCGCTGACCTGGTCCGGTCCCTGTCCGACCCCGCGGTGGCCGCCGTCTGGCCTGCCCGGGGAGGCTATGGCTGCGGCCGGCTCCTCCCCGCCCTGGACCGGGCCTTCGCCGACGGCCCGCCGCCCCTGAAGTGGCTGCTGGGTTGTTCCGACGTGACCTTCCTGCTTCTCTACGCCCGCCAGCGCTGGGGGTGGCCGGTCGTCCACGGGCCCATGCCGGCCGGCGACGTGGCCCGCGGGCCGCGGGACTGCGACCTGGACTACCTCTTCGCCCTCCTGGAAGGCCGTTCGGTGCGGGCCGGCGTCTCCACCGTCCCGCTGGAGGTCCTCCGGGAAGGCCCCGACGTCGTCGCCCCGCTGACGGGCGGGTGCCTTTCCATCCTGGCGGCGACCCTGGGGACGCCGTACGCCTGGGAAACCGACGGCTGCATCCTCTTCCTGGAAGACACCCAGGTGAAGCCCTACCAGCTCGACCGCCTCCTGACCCAGCTCCGCCAGGCCGGGAAGTTCGATCGCTGCCGGGGCATCGTGTTCGGCCGCATGACGGAGTGCTCCCAGCACCCCGCCCAGGGCTACACCGTCTGGGAAGCCCTCTCCCACGCCCTGGAGGGACTGGACGTCCCCGTGCTCGGCGCCCTGTCGTCGGGGCACTCGGACCGCCCGACGGTCCCCCTGGTGTTCGGACCCCCCTACCGCCTGAGCACCGCCGAAAATAACCTCTTCCTGGAGGCCCGGCCCGATGCCTGA
- a CDS encoding glycosyltransferase family 39 protein: MPPRWRNPFRRLFTNYPLWPVLVCLGILWFGLIGTYGFLGSEEPRYARIPQEMADRGDWVVPVLKGYPWMEKPPLLYWGIMASNALFGRTEFAARFPSALLALLFTAFLHGAVRDVFGRRAAFFAALSLGTTLLYSAFAMAAVMDIHLTVFLGAGLLLFWRSWLGFEGKAPVRHPNIHLWGACFAFGVAALAKGLVSLAVPVLAIVPFLVMAGGWRHYLHWRILPGILLFLAAAVPWHLLMIRRQGFHFVLVYFINHHLARFFTSIHHHSKPFWFYLPVLLMGLFPWTPFLFKMRGLRDALRRAGEDARASGTAFALCWAFFPFLFFSVSEAKLAGYILPLFPALALFLALGTERFIDDEQPDRTLAAFVLGTPVVVALAMPVFVKVRFDRLLEGIGFGLLFLAAALPFLGLYRRGKRAAAAASVSLMLFIPALVGIPAFFETFEPDFNRRHVCEAVKRLTGPDNPLVVFQHLHHSIDYYTGYTCSENILEPPLLADLLVRRPSPVYVLTLMENYSHILLPPGFRMKPLFRIGTSLVVKVTRLEVPAP, from the coding sequence ATGCCGCCCCGGTGGAGAAACCCCTTCCGGCGCCTCTTCACGAACTACCCGCTGTGGCCGGTGCTGGTCTGCCTGGGAATCCTCTGGTTCGGGCTCATCGGCACCTACGGTTTTCTCGGCTCGGAAGAGCCCCGTTACGCCCGGATCCCCCAGGAGATGGCCGACCGGGGCGACTGGGTGGTGCCGGTCCTGAAGGGTTACCCCTGGATGGAGAAACCCCCCCTGCTTTACTGGGGCATCATGGCCTCCAACGCCCTTTTCGGCCGCACCGAGTTCGCCGCCCGCTTCCCGTCCGCCCTGCTGGCACTGCTCTTCACCGCCTTCCTCCACGGGGCCGTGCGGGACGTTTTCGGGCGACGCGCCGCGTTTTTCGCCGCCTTGTCCCTGGGGACCACCCTCCTCTACTCCGCCTTCGCCATGGCGGCGGTGATGGACATCCACCTCACCGTCTTCCTGGGCGCCGGGCTGCTCCTCTTCTGGCGTTCCTGGCTGGGCTTCGAGGGGAAGGCCCCGGTCCGCCACCCGAACATCCACCTCTGGGGGGCCTGTTTCGCCTTCGGCGTCGCCGCCCTGGCCAAGGGCCTCGTCTCCCTGGCCGTCCCGGTGCTGGCCATCGTCCCCTTCCTGGTCATGGCCGGGGGGTGGCGGCACTACCTTCACTGGCGCATCCTGCCCGGGATTCTCCTCTTTCTCGCGGCCGCCGTCCCCTGGCACCTCCTCATGATCCGACGCCAGGGCTTTCACTTCGTCCTGGTCTACTTCATCAATCACCACCTGGCCCGGTTCTTCACCTCCATCCACCACCACTCGAAACCCTTCTGGTTCTACCTGCCCGTCCTGCTGATGGGGCTCTTCCCCTGGACCCCCTTCCTGTTCAAGATGCGGGGCCTGCGGGACGCCCTCCGCCGGGCGGGGGAGGACGCCCGTGCCTCCGGGACGGCCTTCGCCCTCTGCTGGGCCTTCTTTCCTTTCCTCTTCTTCTCCGTGTCGGAAGCCAAGCTGGCGGGTTACATTCTTCCCCTCTTCCCCGCCCTGGCGCTCTTCCTGGCCCTGGGCACGGAGCGCTTCATCGACGACGAACAGCCGGACCGGACCCTGGCGGCGTTCGTCCTCGGGACGCCCGTGGTGGTGGCCCTCGCCATGCCGGTGTTCGTGAAGGTCCGCTTCGACCGGCTCTTGGAGGGCATCGGTTTCGGGCTGCTCTTCCTGGCGGCCGCCCTTCCCTTCCTGGGCCTCTACCGGAGAGGGAAGCGTGCGGCCGCCGCGGCCTCGGTCTCGCTCATGCTGTTCATCCCCGCCCTCGTGGGGATTCCCGCCTTCTTCGAGACCTTCGAGCCCGACTTCAACCGGCGCCACGTCTGTGAAGCCGTCAAGCGTCTCACCGGGCCGGACAACCCCCTGGTGGTCTTCCAGCACCTCCACCACTCCATCGATTACTACACGGGTTACACCTGCAGCGAGAACATCCTGGAGCCCCCCCTCCTCGCGGATCTGCTGGTTCGGCGCCCGTCGCCGGTCTACGTCCTCACCCTGATGGAGAACTACTCCCACATCCTTCTCCCCCCCGGCTTCCGCATGAAACCGCTCTTTCGGATCGGCACGTCGCTGGTGGTGAAGGTGACCCGCCTGGAGGTCCCGGCGCCATGA
- a CDS encoding glycosyltransferase family 4 protein, producing MKILICTPFDLSVPRGNAIAAGRLARGFNNRGHAAEILAGPDAVAEESVRRRLADARPDAVLVLQAAYSAGAVRAAAADGRARVVLALRGTDANEMLDDPAIGPAALEAIRLAHAVTVFNDVMRDAVAARVPGKATALHVVPNGLEFPVSDVDYRSRLGVPRNAVVFAALCGLRAVKRPVELLEWLDPVVQRSPGLVLIHAGPVLEPEVGDRFHGMADARPWVHRTGVIPHDETDSFLRAADVYVSASRSEGMPHAVREAMAAGLPLLLSDIPGHRRMAAGAREAFFYDSPASFAAGALSLAGDPERRQAMGAAARERIERELAGYSETDAYLALLSQPG from the coding sequence ATGAAAATCCTTATCTGTACGCCATTCGACCTGTCCGTGCCGCGCGGGAACGCCATTGCCGCCGGCCGGTTGGCCAGGGGTTTCAACAACCGGGGACACGCCGCGGAGATCCTGGCCGGCCCCGATGCGGTCGCCGAGGAAAGCGTCCGCCGGCGCCTGGCGGACGCCCGGCCCGACGCCGTGCTGGTCCTCCAGGCGGCTTACAGCGCCGGGGCCGTCCGAGCCGCCGCGGCCGACGGCCGGGCCCGGGTCGTGCTGGCCCTTCGCGGCACCGACGCCAACGAGATGCTGGACGACCCGGCGATCGGGCCGGCGGCGCTGGAGGCGATCCGGCTCGCCCACGCCGTCACGGTCTTCAACGACGTCATGCGGGATGCCGTCGCCGCCCGGGTCCCCGGCAAGGCAACGGCGCTCCATGTCGTACCCAACGGCCTGGAATTCCCCGTCTCGGACGTCGACTACCGCTCCCGCCTGGGTGTCCCGCGCAACGCCGTGGTCTTCGCCGCCCTCTGCGGCCTGCGGGCGGTGAAACGGCCCGTCGAGCTTCTGGAGTGGCTGGATCCCGTCGTTCAGCGGAGCCCCGGTCTCGTCCTGATCCACGCCGGCCCGGTCCTGGAGCCCGAGGTCGGGGATCGCTTCCACGGCATGGCCGACGCCAGGCCCTGGGTGCATCGAACCGGGGTGATCCCCCACGACGAGACGGACTCCTTCCTCCGGGCCGCGGACGTCTACGTCTCCGCCAGCCGCTCGGAGGGGATGCCCCACGCAGTGCGCGAGGCCATGGCCGCCGGGCTGCCCCTGCTCCTCTCCGACATCCCGGGCCACCGCCGCATGGCCGCCGGGGCGCGGGAGGCCTTCTTCTACGACAGCCCCGCGTCTTTCGCAGCCGGCGCCCTGTCCCTGGCGGGCGACCCGGAACGCCGCCAGGCGATGGGTGCTGCCGCCCGGGAGCGAATCGAGCGGGAACTGGCGGGTTACTCCGAAACGGACGCCTACCTGGCCCTGCTGTCCCAACCCGGATGA
- a CDS encoding maturase — MGLELNREKTRVVNVRGTGESLDFLGYTFSYEPDRHGRGHRYLNMAPSKKSLNREREKLREMTGSKYCFKPVKTMIGEINRHLRGWSNYYGHGYPRKAFRAINWYVRVRMKIHLRRRSQRPYRPPEGVTMYEQLKRLGLIYL; from the coding sequence ATGGGACTGGAGTTGAATCGCGAGAAGACCCGGGTGGTCAACGTCCGGGGAACCGGGGAGAGCCTGGACTTCCTGGGGTACACGTTCAGCTATGAACCCGACCGTCATGGTCGCGGGCATCGGTACCTGAACATGGCCCCCTCGAAGAAATCGCTGAACCGGGAACGGGAAAAGCTGCGGGAGATGACGGGGTCGAAGTACTGCTTCAAGCCGGTCAAGACAATGATCGGGGAAATCAACCGCCACCTGCGGGGATGGAGCAACTACTACGGGCACGGGTATCCCCGTAAAGCGTTTCGGGCGATCAACTGGTACGTACGGGTACGGATGAAAATCCATCTGCGTCGGCGGAGCCAGCGGCCTTACCGACCCCCGGAAGGGGTCACGATGTACGAACAGCTCAAGAGATTGGGGCTGATCTACTTGTAA
- a CDS encoding DUF1566 domain-containing protein, translating into MTKATKAAGTRGPGRLALALVLAGVSLAAWFAIAGELDQPLTPSDNMTAMYTLRDIWNRLTNNVMASKRPLAFVEPTAGPSSTGKTLDEVYAAALPTKVPKTGQTPTVPIDPAPAGSDGALQKGVPWPAPRFADNGDGTVTDNLTGLIWLKKADCGTLTGLPTSVTWDAALLLCSELHSGHCGLTDGSVAGDWRLPSVRELSSLPDYRYIGPALCNTAGTGQWTSGDPFTVQTFGTWAFRYWSSSTLASDTSQAWTMEIYNGALSGFVKSTKSYVWPVRGGQ; encoded by the coding sequence ATGACGAAAGCCACGAAAGCGGCGGGAACACGGGGACCGGGACGGTTGGCCCTGGCGTTGGTGTTGGCGGGGGTTTCTCTGGCCGCGTGGTTCGCGATCGCGGGGGAGCTGGACCAGCCGCTGACGCCGTCGGACAATATGACGGCGATGTACACGCTGCGGGACATCTGGAACCGGCTGACGAACAACGTGATGGCCTCGAAGCGGCCGTTGGCGTTCGTGGAGCCGACGGCGGGGCCGTCGAGTACGGGGAAGACCCTGGACGAGGTGTACGCGGCGGCGCTCCCGACGAAGGTGCCGAAGACGGGGCAGACGCCGACCGTCCCGATCGACCCGGCGCCGGCGGGGTCGGACGGGGCGCTGCAGAAGGGGGTGCCCTGGCCGGCGCCGCGGTTCGCGGACAACGGGGACGGGACGGTGACGGACAACCTGACGGGGCTGATCTGGCTGAAGAAGGCCGACTGCGGCACTCTCACCGGATTACCTACTTCGGTTACATGGGACGCAGCCTTGTTGTTATGTAGCGAGTTGCATAGCGGCCATTGCGGTCTGACCGACGGGTCGGTCGCCGGGGACTGGCGCCTGCCGAGCGTGCGGGAACTCTCCAGTCTGCCGGATTACAGATATATCGGCCCGGCGTTATGCAACACGGCGGGTACGGGGCAGTGGACGTCGGGCGACCCCTTCACGGTACAGACCTTCGGTACATGGGCTTTCCGCTACTGGTCGTCCAGCACGCTCGCCAGCGACACCAGCCAGGCGTGGACCATGGAAATTTACAACGGCGCCTTGAGCGGTTTTGTCAAGTCGACCAAGTCCTACGTGTGGCCGGTCCGGGGCGGACAATAA
- a CDS encoding VCBS repeat-containing protein, which translates to MRHASPRAGYGRAVVLVLALLLWAAGTVGAQTGNIDATNKYAWAENTGWTNYRPTGGGVTVYPDHLEGFAWAENTGWLKLGSHVGGGAHTYLNTTATDWGVNRNGSVLSGYAWSENTGWVRFDPTGGGVTLDPATGDFDGYAWGENTGWIHFRNASPAYKVSFCEGPFLAAGPTGTAVCSGGTANLGVTATGTGTLHYAWYQGASGDTGTPAPGGADAPGYTTPGLTADTSYWCRVSNGCGTSDTGAATVTVVPLPVPTVTGPATVCAGSSVTLDAGDGYASYSWAPGGATTRTVDVSPATDTTYTVTVTNGSGCAGTSAGHLVTVVAATSVTGHPASQTVASGDAATFAVGATGVNLHYAWYRGVTGDVSMPVGADADAYTTPALTDSVPYWVRVTGNCGTADSATGWVTVRQAVTGAPYDLDGDGYTDVIWRNDGNETLTAWLWGEGGAVTGRFLGTVGSTDWQVKGVADFDGNGLDDVLWRDAVTGAMSMWLMGPAGVLSSPSPGTVDPAWAVQGTDDMDGDGKADLLWRNDTLGVVSLWKMNGWTPTGSVLLGEIGTTDWQVIGMGDFNGDGKADLFWRKVTDGTMSVWLLDAGGYAGSLYLGMVDPAWRIVGFGDVDHDGCADVFWRHGTSGALSAWRVSGLGFLGAAYLGTVGDPNWKVVGVGDFNHDAKADLLWRYGTTGSVAAWYLTEWGLAGAMSPGSAGLVWVTQNHVNLNGFPPGGGKMDLDAVPDAAEGAADLEAVPLPASSGPEGDPSPWPDMTLPE; encoded by the coding sequence ATGAGACACGCGAGTCCCCGGGCGGGATACGGTCGGGCGGTCGTTTTGGTCCTGGCGCTGCTGCTGTGGGCGGCGGGGACGGTTGGGGCGCAGACGGGGAACATCGACGCGACGAACAAGTACGCGTGGGCGGAGAACACCGGGTGGACCAACTATCGGCCGACAGGCGGGGGGGTGACGGTGTACCCGGACCACCTGGAGGGATTCGCGTGGGCGGAGAACACGGGGTGGCTGAAGCTGGGAAGCCACGTAGGGGGCGGGGCACACACCTACCTGAACACCACGGCGACCGACTGGGGGGTGAACCGGAACGGGAGCGTCCTGTCGGGGTACGCGTGGAGCGAGAACACGGGGTGGGTGCGGTTCGACCCGACGGGCGGGGGGGTGACCCTGGACCCGGCGACGGGCGACTTCGACGGGTACGCATGGGGTGAGAACACGGGTTGGATACACTTCCGGAACGCGTCACCGGCGTACAAGGTCTCCTTCTGCGAGGGGCCCTTCCTCGCGGCGGGGCCGACGGGGACCGCGGTCTGCTCCGGGGGGACGGCGAACCTGGGCGTCACGGCGACGGGGACGGGAACGCTGCACTACGCATGGTACCAGGGGGCGAGCGGGGACACGGGGACGCCGGCGCCCGGCGGGGCGGACGCACCGGGCTACACGACGCCGGGGCTGACGGCGGACACGAGCTACTGGTGCCGGGTGAGCAACGGGTGCGGGACGTCGGACACGGGGGCGGCGACGGTGACGGTGGTCCCGCTGCCGGTGCCGACGGTGACGGGCCCGGCGACGGTGTGCGCGGGGTCGAGCGTGACGCTGGACGCGGGGGATGGGTACGCCTCGTACTCCTGGGCTCCCGGGGGCGCGACGACGCGGACGGTGGACGTGTCTCCCGCGACGGACACGACTTACACGGTAACGGTGACGAACGGGTCGGGGTGCGCGGGGACGTCGGCGGGGCACCTGGTGACGGTGGTGGCGGCGACGTCCGTCACGGGCCACCCGGCGTCGCAGACGGTGGCGTCGGGGGATGCGGCGACGTTCGCGGTGGGGGCGACCGGGGTGAACCTGCACTACGCGTGGTACCGCGGGGTGACGGGGGACGTGTCGATGCCGGTGGGAGCGGACGCGGACGCGTACACGACGCCGGCGCTGACGGACAGCGTGCCCTACTGGGTGCGGGTGACGGGGAACTGTGGCACGGCGGACTCGGCGACGGGCTGGGTGACGGTGCGGCAGGCGGTGACGGGGGCGCCGTACGACCTGGACGGGGACGGGTACACGGACGTGATCTGGCGGAACGACGGGAACGAGACGCTGACGGCGTGGCTGTGGGGCGAGGGGGGCGCGGTGACGGGCCGGTTCCTGGGCACCGTGGGGAGCACGGACTGGCAGGTGAAGGGGGTGGCGGACTTCGACGGGAACGGTCTGGACGACGTGCTCTGGCGAGACGCGGTGACGGGGGCGATGTCGATGTGGCTGATGGGACCGGCCGGGGTTCTGTCGAGCCCGTCCCCGGGGACGGTTGACCCGGCATGGGCGGTGCAGGGGACGGACGACATGGACGGGGACGGGAAGGCCGACCTGCTCTGGCGGAACGACACGCTGGGGGTGGTGAGCCTGTGGAAAATGAACGGTTGGACGCCGACGGGATCGGTGCTGCTGGGCGAGATCGGTACGACGGATTGGCAGGTGATCGGGATGGGGGACTTCAACGGGGACGGGAAGGCGGACCTGTTCTGGCGGAAGGTGACGGACGGCACCATGTCCGTGTGGCTTCTGGACGCCGGGGGATACGCCGGGAGCCTGTACCTGGGGATGGTGGATCCGGCCTGGCGGATCGTCGGGTTCGGTGACGTGGACCATGACGGGTGCGCGGACGTGTTCTGGCGTCACGGGACGAGCGGGGCGCTGTCCGCCTGGCGGGTGAGCGGGTTGGGGTTCCTGGGGGCGGCCTACCTCGGGACCGTGGGGGACCCGAACTGGAAGGTGGTGGGAGTGGGGGACTTCAACCACGACGCGAAGGCTGACCTGCTGTGGCGTTACGGGACGACGGGGTCGGTGGCGGCGTGGTACCTGACGGAGTGGGGCCTGGCGGGGGCCATGTCGCCGGGGTCGGCGGGGCTGGTGTGGGTGACGCAGAACCACGTGAACCTGAACGGCTTCCCCCCGGGCGGGGGGAAGATGGACCTCGACGCCGTCCCGGACGCCGCGGAGGGGGCGGCCGACCTTGAAGCCGTTCCGCTCCCGGCCTCGTCGGGCCCGGAAGGCGACCCGTCCCCGTGGCCGGACATGACGCTGCCGGAGTGA